In Hemiscyllium ocellatum isolate sHemOce1 chromosome 5, sHemOce1.pat.X.cur, whole genome shotgun sequence, the following are encoded in one genomic region:
- the LOC132816127 gene encoding patched domain-containing protein 3-like → MVSLSMTQCRTNCIEKLLRRAFRKLGILVSKYSWCFLTIPLILSAALGSGFSSLRRHESNDIEEQFTPIYGPAKSEREFITKHFPTTDSEFFSSQRLYTEGVFASFIAVSKDDNILTAAAFQEILSLDADVKQLSINNSQGVMYTYSSLCTRMANSCFGNEILNIINRSLATNTRISYPTMNKTFIGLAVGGVDQDQNYINKAKAIRLVYYLQEDNDDMKTLSLLWLKNFLQVFPNKLKDQESIMVSYFTSMSRQEEFEGTSKKIIPLFSVTYFLSIFFSILSCMRLDCVRNKFWIAALGVISAGLAVLSGFGLLLHCGIKFAINTANAPFLILGIGIDDMFVMLASWQMTKVTDEVEDRLADTYAEAAISITITTLTDVLAFYIGIMTPFRSVQSFCVYTGTTVLFCFIYNITFFGAVLALNGRREASNRHWLTFRKVKSDQEPEDSKCYSMCCVGGAYNSETGAELEHPIYFIFKKYYGPWLTNIWTKALVVVLYIGYLAVSIYGCINIKEGIDLRNLAFDGSYVIKFYDDQSDFFSTYGPRVMVAVTEPVEYWNSTVQDEIETCMGRLENNSYVDPELSESWLRVYIAISKQMLVDIQEKNAFLGNLSTLFHIVPVFELDTRFSESKQRIDASRFFIQTTNVNTPVAEKNMLIELRKLAQECQIPLLVYHPAFIYFDQYLVIVSNTIQNVVVAAAVMLIIALLLIPNPICSIWVTFSTASVLVAVAGFMTFWGVNLDSISMINLVICIGFSVDFSAHISYAFVSSDRETANERSIDALYSLGYPIIQGALSTILGVVVLAAAASYIFRTFFKIMFLVITFGAVHGLVLLPVFLTFSASRRKSNSAKSDKAMNLSKIHVHSDEALEQKMRSDSNAVL, encoded by the exons ATGGTATCTCTCAGCATGACTCAGTGCAGGACAAATTGTATCGAGAAACTTCTCCGCCGGGCTTTTCGTAAACTTGGAATCCTCGTGAGTAAATATTCCTGGTGCTTCCTCACGATTCCTCTGATACTTTCTGCTGCTCTGGGTTCGGGTTTTTCTTCTTTACGGAGACATGAAAGCAATGACATAGAGGAGCAATTTACACCCATATACGGACCAGCAAAATCTGAGAGAGAGTTCATTACAAAACATTTTCCAACCACTGATTCTGAATTCTTCTCCAGTCAGAGACTTTACACAGAGGGGGTGTTTGCTTCTTTCATTGCTGTATCGAAAGATGACAATATCTTGACAGCTGCTGCATTTCAAGAGATTCTGTCACTTGATGCTGATGTAAAGCAGCTCAGCATCAACAATAGTCAAGGTGTCATGTACACCTATTCTTCTCTTTGTACACGGATGGCAAACTCGTGCTTCGGAAATgaaattttaaatattataaatcGCAGCCTAGCAACCAACACGAGGATTTCTTACCCTACGATGAATAAGACTTTTATTGGTTTGGCTGTTGGAGGTGTTGACCAAGATCAAAATTATATTAATAAAGCAAAGGCTATTAGACTGGTTTATTATCTACAAGAAGATAATGATGACATGAAAACCCTCAGTTTGCTGTGGCTGAAGAATTTCCTTCAGGTTTTTCCGAACAAACTGAAAGATCAGGAGAGTATTATG GTTTCCTATTTCACATCAATGTCAAGACAAGAAGAATTTGAAGGGACTTCTAAGAAAATTATTCCTTTGTTCTCTGTCACGTATTTCCTTTCAATATTCTTTTCTATTCTATCATGTATGAg gttggactgtgtgaggaataAGTTCTGGATCGCTGCTTTGGGAGTTATATCGGCTGGATTAGCTGTACTGTCAGGATTTGGACTGCTGTTACACTGTGGGATTAAATTTGCTATCAATACTGCCAATGCACCTTTTCTGATTCTAG GTATTGGTATAGATGATATGTTTGTCATGCTCGCCAGTTGGCAAATGACCAAGGTCACAGATGAAGTTGAAGATCGCCTTGCTGATACATACGCTGAAGCAGCCATCTCTATTACAATCACCACTCTAACTGATGTTTTGGCCTTTTATATCGGCATTATGACACCTTTTCGATCTGTCCAATCATTCTGTGTTTACACAGGCACAACAGTTCTGTTTTGCTTCATTTATAACATTACTTTTTTTGGAGCTGTTCTTGCATTGAACGGGAGAAGAGAAGCCAGCAACAGGCATTGGTTGACATTCAGAAAAGTCAAAAGTGATCAGGAACCAGAAGACTCTAAATGCTATTCAATGTGTTGTGTGGGTGGAGCTTATAATAGTGAGACTGGTGCAGAACTAGAACATCCAATTTATTTCATCTTTAAGAAATATTATGGTCCATGGCTCACAAACATTTGGACCAAGGCACTTGTGGTTGTCCTATATATTGGTTATTTGGCTGTCAGTATTTATGGTTGTATAAATATCAAAGAGGGAATTGATCTCAGAAATCTGGCCTTTGATGGTTCCTATGTGATTAAATTCTATGACGATCAAAGTGATTTTTTCTCAACATATGGACCACGCGTTATGGTTGCTGTCACTGAACCCGTGGAATATTGGAATTCCACTGTTCAGGATGAAATTGAAACCTGCATGGGCAGATTGGAAAACAACTCCTATGTAGATCCTGAATTGTCAGAATCCTGGCTTCGTGTGTACATTGCCATATCTAAACAGATGTTAGTAGACATTCAGGAAAAAAATGCATTCTTGGGAAATTTATCTACATTGTTTCACATTGTTCCTGTATTTGAACTTGACACTAGGTTTTCAGAAAGTAAGCAAAGAATTGATGCTTCTCGCTTTTTCATTCAGACCACTAATGTCAATACTCCAGTCGCTGAGAAAAACATGCTGATTGAATTAAGGAAGCTGGCACAGGAATGTCAAATCCCTTTGCTGGTGTATCATCCTGCATTTATCTATTTTGATCAATATCTTGTTATTGTATCCAACACGATACAGAATGtagttgttgctgctgctgtaatgCTGATCATTGCGCTATTGTTAATACCTAATCCAATCTGCTCTATATGGGTAACATTTTCTACTGCATCAGTTTTAGTGGCTGTGGCTGGTTTTATGACTTTCTGGGGTGTCAATTTAGATTCGATATCAATGATTAATCTGGTCATTTGTATTGGTTTTTCTGTGGACTTTTCAGCTCACATTTCATATGCTTTTGTGTCTAGTGACAGAGAAACTGCAAATGAACGAAGTATTGATGCATTATACAGCCTTGGATATCCCATCATCCAAGGGGCCCTTTCGACCATACTGGGTGTAGTTGTGCTGGCTGCTGCAGCAAGTTACATATTTAGGAcgttttttaaaatcatgtttcTTGTCATAACGTTTGGGGCTGTTCATGGCCTTGTACTTCTGCCTGTGTTCCTGACATTTAGTGCAAGCCGCAGAAAATCAAACAGTGCAAAATCAGATAAGGCAATGAATCTGTCAAAAATCCATGTCCACTCTGATGAGGCATTGGAACAAAAGATGAGAAGTGATTCAAATGCAGTTTTATAA